A single window of ANME-2 cluster archaeon DNA harbors:
- a CDS encoding DUF4157 domain-containing protein, with amino-acid sequence MGERIKIDAKKPLSTKENSASNKQKTGFRSQNSPVNRILYLQRTIGNQAVQRMVRSGALQAKLSIGQPGYVYEQEADRVADEVMQMPEPGVQQQVGPEEEEEIQTKPLPSQTSEVVSDVETSINSIRGGGQPLPGSAQAFFEPRFGQDFSQVRVHTDARAADVARAVNARVFTVGQDMVFGAGQYTSGTREGQRLMAHELTHIVQQNRLISRSMNQKSTPIQFVAPPQMGLQQRWKTSRS; translated from the coding sequence ATGGGAGAACGAATAAAGATAGATGCCAAAAAACCTTTGTCAACAAAGGAGAATTCGGCTTCAAATAAACAAAAGACCGGTTTTCGATCTCAAAACTCACCTGTTAATCGAATCCTGTATCTTCAAAGAACCATCGGCAACCAGGCTGTTCAGAGGATGGTCAGGTCAGGGGCTTTGCAGGCTAAGCTTAGTATTGGGCAGCCCGGGTATGTGTATGAACAGGAGGCGGACCGGGTCGCGGATGAAGTGATGCAGATGCCGGAGCCAGGGGTGCAGCAGCAGGTGGGGCCAGAAGAGGAAGAAGAGATTCAAACCAAGCCGTTGCCCAGCCAGACATCGGAAGTTGTCTCAGATGTGGAGACCAGCATCAACAGCATCAGAGGTGGTGGGCAGCCATTACCAGGATCTGCCCAAGCATTTTTTGAGCCGCGTTTTGGTCAAGACTTCAGCCAGGTGCGGGTGCATACTGATGCGCGGGCGGCTGATGTGGCGCGGGCGGTGAATGCACGGGTGTTTACGGTGGGGCAGGATATGGTGTTCGGGGCAGGGCAGTATACATCAGGGACAAGGGAGGGACAGAGGTTGATGGCACATGAATTGACACACATAGTTCAGCAAAATCGATTGATCAGTAGGTCAATGAATCAAAAAAGTACCCCAATACAATTTGTTGCTCCTCCTCAAATGGGGCTTCAACAAAGATGGAAAACTTCCAGAAGTTGA